The genomic segment ACCTTCACCCACTTTTCACCACTTTAGAGACAAGAATCGCCACGGTCAAGAGGAATAAGGAGTTTTTTCTGGCGCAACAAGGACTTATGCGTGGCGGCGCGACAAAACAGGAGAATTAATATTTCAATAAAATCAATAGATATAAACAGAAATCGAAAGTAAAACCTGAGAAATTGGCGGTAAGCAATGGCCACGGGAAGACATCACTTCATAACCCGTGGACCGCCCCCTCCATTACGCTGGAGCCCTTGGCGACGCCTTGTGCGGCGCCCGAAACTCAGCTCATGCCATCACGGCATTCAAGATCAAGCCGATGATCGCGCAGGCGACGATGACGTGAATGACATTGCGCTGGAAGTGAAACAGCGCAACAGCGGCGATCAGCGCGATCAAGGCCGACACCCCATCAAAACCGCCGCCGAAGCCCCTGGGCCAGAGCACGTGATAGCCGAAGAACAGCGCCAGGTTGAGGATCACGCCCACCACCGAGGCAGTAATGGCGGTGAGGGGAGCCGTGAATTTGAGATCGTTATGGGTGGTCTCGACCAGGGGCCCGCCCAGCAGGATGAAGACGAAGGACGGCAGAAAAGTAAACCAGGTCACCAGGCTGGCCGCCATCGCACCGGCCAGAAACAGGTTGTCCGGCCCGAACACCGACTTGACGTAAGCACCGACGAAACCGACGAAAGCCACCACCATGATCAGCGGCCCCGGCGTGGTTTCGCCCAGGGCCAGGCCGTCAATCATCTGGGTCGGCGTCAGCCAGCCATAGTGCCCGACGGCACCCTGGTAGACATAGGGCAATACCGCGTAGGCGCCGCCAAAGGTCAGCAGGGCCGCCTTGGTGAAGAACCAGCCCATCTGCGTCAGCGTATGGCCCCAGCCGTAGACGACGGTCAGCAGCTCCATGGGCACCAGCCACAGCAGCCCGCCGATGACGGCGACCTCCGCCACACGTCGCCATTGAAACCGGGCGTGGGCCGGCGTCGGCGTATCGTCGTCGATGAGGGCGCGACCGAAGGACTTATCGGCCTTGCCATGGCCGCCACCGGCCTTGAACTGATCCGGGGCGATCCGCCCGCCGACGTAACCGATCAGGGCCGCTGCCGCAACGATAGCCGGGAAGGGCGCGTCGAGGGCGAAAATGGCGACGAAGGAGGCTGCCGCCACGACCCACAGCGCACGGCTCTTCAAGGCTCGGGAGCCGATGCGGTGGGCTGCCTGGACCACAATGGCCGTCACGGCGGGCTTGATTCCGTAGAACAACCCGGCCACCAGCGTCGTCTCGCCGAAGGCGATGTAGACCCAGGACAGCGCAATCAGGATGAACAGGGAGGGCAGCACGAACAGCGCTCCGGCAACAATGCCGCCCCAACTGCGATGCATCAGCCAGCCGATGTAGGTAGCCAGTTGCTGGGCCTCGGGGCCGGGCAGCACCATGCAGTAGTTGAGGGCATGAAGAAAGCGTCGCTCCGAGATCCAGCGCCGCCGCTCCACCAGCTCCCGGTGCATGATGGCAATCTGCCCGGCCGGCCCGCCGAAACTGATGAAACCGAGTTTGAGCCAGAAGCGGAAGGCTTCCCAAAAACTGATAGGAAGAGGTGGAGCTCCAGCGGCCACCGGGAACATCGCGTCTGGCTCGTTCATGGTGCGGGCGCTCCTTGGGAAAGCTGGCGAAGGTGGGAAGTTCGCCGATAAGCCGGGTTCTGTCGTGGGCAGCCATTCCTCTGGGCCTGCCGTTACCGGCAGGCTCTAGCAGCCTACCCGGGAGCAGCGCGAGCAACGCTATCGCCCCCCTATTTGGCCTTGCCCCGGATGGAGGTTACCGTGCCGTCCGTGTCGCCACGTCCGCGGTGGGCTCTTACCCCACCGGTTCGCCCTTACCTGATCTCCTTGCGGAGCCATCGGCGGTATGTTTTCTGTTGCCCTGTTCGTCGCCTTGGGCCTCTTGCGAGGCTTGCTGCGCCCGGCCGTTAGCCGGCATCCTGCTCTATGGGGCCCGGACTTTCCTCCATGAACTTGTGCTCACAGCGGCTGCCTAGCGAACTTCCCGGCGTCTATTCTACGCTGGACCACGGGCACGGCCGTCAGATATCGAACTCCGGCGCCTCAACCTTGATCGAGTCAACGTGGATAAATATCGCCCGGGCCGTGGTCAGCACTTCACCAAGACCGTCCACACACTCTCCATGCACCCAGACTTTGCGCCCCTCCGTGCGTTCGATCCAGCAGCAAAAGCGCAGGGCCGCGCCCAACAGGGTGGGACGGCGGAAGTCGATGGTGAGGGAGGCCGTATAGCCACCCGTCTTGTTGATCAGATTGGCATTGGCAAACAACTGGTCATAGACCGCCGCCAGCACTCCACCATGAACGGTCCCAGGAGGCCCCTCATGCAGGACGCCAAAGCAGACATCGGCCACCAACCTGTTTTCCTGACGATGAAAATGCAAACGAGGCGCCACGGGATTGCAGGGACCGCTGACCGGACTGTAGGGCATCATCCATTCGATGCCTCCGCTCAGATCTCGCGGCTGATAGACCGGCAATACCGGGGCATCGCTGCGGAAACCCGCCATGGCCTTGTTCAGGTCAACGGTGAGCGCAGTCAGCGCCCGAATATCCTTGGCGTTGGCGTTTAGCCGGCGCAGATGTTCCAGGGTCTCGCACAGGGACAAGGCAAGTTCATGATAAGCCTGTTGGGCCGGATTCAACTGCATGAAAAACTCCGCAAAATACTGCCTCGGCAGACCCATTGCGGGCCCGCCACATCTATCTAGGGCGTCGATTTATTAATGGCCGCCTTGAATTTCAGTCCACCACCCTTGTCATCGAAGCTGCCGATCAGGGTGCCTGGTTCCCTCGGCGGCTCCTTGAAGACCTGCAACTGACACTTGCCGGTCTCCGTCACATACCAGCGCTTGCCCTGGCGCAGGATGTAGCCCCCTTCCAGGGACTGATAAACCTCCAGCTTGAAGCCAGCATCGTCCGGCGCGTCCTTCAGCCGATGGCGCCGCATGCATTCGGGCTGCCGGGTCACCACCATCGACAGCTCCCAGTCGCTCCAGGGCCAGGGCTTGTCCCGCAACAGGGACAGGGAGTGATCCCGATTGCCATTGATCATATAAGAGGCCGAATCGGCATCGCAGCCGGCCAATACCAAGGCCAGCAGACAGGGCAGGATATAGCGCACCATGGTTTTCATTCCGTCAGATCAAGCCTCCAGGCCACTGCCTCGCCGGCCCGCAGGGGCACCAAGGGATCTTCCGCCAGCATGGTCTGACTGGCCGGCACCGGCCAGGACCATCGCGCCAGAGTAATGCGCTCGGCATTGCGGGGCAGGCCGTAGAAATCGGGCCCATGGAAGCTGGCGAAAGCTTCCAGCCGGTCCAGGGCACCCGCCGCCTCGAAGGCCTCGGCATAGAGTTCGATGCCGGCATGGGCTGTATAGCAGCCGGCGCAGCCGCAGGCGGCCTCCTTGGTACTCCTGGCATGGGGGGCGGAGTCGGTGCCGAGGAAGAATTTCGGATTGCCGGAGACAGCCGCCGCCACCAGGGCCTGGCGGTGGGTCTCCCGCTTGAGAATGGGCAGGCAGTAGTGGTGGGGGCGGATGCCCCCGACAAAGATGGCGTTGCGGTTGAGCAGCAGATGGTGGGCGGTGATGGTCGCCGCCACGTTGCGCCCCGCCGTTGCAACAAACTGCACGCCTTCTCTGGTGGTGATGTGTTCCAGCACTACCTTGAGGGCCGGAAAGTCCTTCAGCAGTGGCGACAGCACCGTATCGATGAATACCGCCTCCCGGTCGAAGACATCCACCGCCGGGTCGGTGACCTCGCCATGGATCAGCAGGGGCAGACCCAGGGCCTCCATGCGGGCCAGGGTAGCAGCGCATTTCAGCAAATCGGTGACACCGGCATCGGAATTGGTGGTGGCGCCGGCAGGATAGAGCTTCACCCCATGAACGAAGCCACAATCCCGGGCGGCGTCGATCTCGGCCGGCGGCGTGTTGTCCGTCAGGTACAGGGTCATCAGGGGCTCGAAAGCCATGCCCGTCGGCACGGCGGCGAGGATGCGCTCCCGATAAGCGGCGGCCTGGGCCACCGTGGTGACCGGCGGCTTCAGGTTGGGCATGACGATGGCACGAGCGAAGCGGCGGGCCGTGTCAGGCAGTACCGCCTTCAGGATCGCGCCATCGCGCAAATGCAGATGCCAGTCGTCCGGGCGGGTCAGGGTCAGGGTTTCCATAGGCCGAAATTATAAATCCTTGATCTCCAGTGCCCGCTGATAAAGGGCATTCTTCGCCGCGCCGGTAATTTCCGCTGCCAGCCGGGCCGCCTGTTTCACCGGCAGATCGTCCAGCAGCAGCTTCAAGATCCGCTCCGTCCCCGGGTCGAGGCCCTCCCGGGGCGGTGGAGCGGAGACGATCAGCACAAACTCCCCCCGCTGGCGGTTGTCGTCGGCGGCAAACCAGACAACGGCCTCCTTCAGGGGCAGGCGCACGATCTGCTCGAAAAGCTTGGTCAGTTCCCGGGCCACCACCAGTTCCCGGCTTGGTTCCAGCAGAGCTGCCAGATCGGCCACGCACTCCGTCACCCGGTGGGGCGCCTCGTAGAACACCAGGGCGGCAGGAATGCCGGCCAGGGCCGCAATCTCGGCCTGCCGGGCGGCGGACTTGGCGGGCAGGAAACCAACGAAAAGGAAGCGTTCGTCCATCAGCCCCGAGGCGGACAAGGCCGTGATGGCCGCGTTGGGCCCGGGCAGGGGCACCACCGGGAACCCCGCTGCCTGCACCGCCGCCACGGCCCGGGCGCCGGGATCGGAGACGGCCGGGGTGCCAGCGTCGGAAATCAGGGCCACGGACTGGCCCTGGCGCAGCCGCTCCACCAACTTGGCACCGGCCTCCCGCTCATTGTGCTGATGCACCGCCATCGTCGTCGCCTTGATGCCATGGTGATCCAGTAGACGCCGGGCATGGCGGGTGTCCTCACAGGCCACCACATCCACCGTCCTCAGTATCTCAAGGGCACGCAGGGTGATGTCGCCCAGATTGCCCAGAGGCGTCGCCACCACATACAATGCTGGTGTCCTATTAGCGCTATTCGTCATGTCGTTCATGGAACGCATTGTCCGGTGGGCCGACAGCCCACGCAAGTCGGCCCCGGCCCGAGGTGCCGCCGCCGAAGTCCTGGCAGCCATCCACCTGGCCCGCCGGGGTGTGAAAATTCTGGCGCGCAACTACCGCATCAAGGGCGGGGAGATAGACCTGATCGGACGGGAAGGCCAGGTGCTGCTGTTCATCGAGGTGCGCCTGCGCAGCCGCTCCGACTTCGGCGGCGCAGGCGCGAGCATCACGCCTGCCAAGCAACGTCGACTGGTACTGGCGGCTGCCCATTACCTGCAAGGCCACGGCGAACAGGCCTGCCGTTTCGATTGCGTGCTGCTGGATGGCCTCGATGGCGACCGGATCGAGTGGATACGCGATGCGTTTCGCACGGATTAGCCTCCTCTCCACGCTCTGCCTGCTATCCATGGCGACTGCGGCCGAAAGTATCCGACTGCTGGTGCAAAGCTCGCCCCTGGCAGGTTTCCAGTATTACGCCGGCACTGCCCACTGGGAGGAAATGCGCCCCGGGGACCGGCTGGACCTGATACGGGAGCCGGACAATCCCCATGACCCCCGGGCGGTGCGGGTGGAATGGCGGGGCGATAAGCTGGGTTACCTGCCCCGCAAGGAAAACCAGGCCGTGGCGGCGGAAATGGACCGGGGCGGCCAGGTGGAGGCCCGCATCGCCCGCCTGCGCCAGCACCGCAACCCCTGGCAGCGGGTGCTGATCGAGGTATATGTGACGCTTTGAGGGACTTATTCGTGGGTCCATGCCGGGATCAGCGGCTAAAATGGCCCGATCCCAACACAAGGTAGCCCCATGAGCATCGAGCAACGCATCCGCGGCCAGTTCCAGGCCAGCATTGCCGCCAAGCAGGCGGCGGTAGACGCCATGACCGGCCCCATCGCCCGGGCCGTGGATGTAATGGTGGCCTGCCTCAAGTCTGAGGGCAAGATCATGGCTTGCGGCAACGGCGGTTCCGCCGGCGACTCCCAGCACTTCTCGGCTGAACTGATTAACCGTTTCGAACGGGAACGCCCCCCCCTGGCAGCCATCGCCCTCAGCACCGACACCTCCACCCTCACTTCCATCGCCAACGACTACCGCTACGAGGAAGTCTTCTCCAAGCAGGTCCAAGCCCTGGGCCGCCGGGGCGACGTGTTGCTGGCCATTTCAACCAGTGGCAATTCGGCCAACGTGATCGAGGCCATCCGGGTGGCCCATGAAAAGGGTATCGCCGTGGTAGCCCTCACTGGCAAGAAGGGGGGCAAGATGGCGGACCTGCTGGCCCCATGCGACGTACACCTCTGCGTGCCCGCCGACAAGACCGCCCGCATCCAGGAAGTCCATCTGCTGACCCTGCACTGCCTGTGCGACGGCATCGATCAACTGCTTTTCGGAGACGCCCCATGAGATTCGACAAGACCCTCGCCACCTGGACTCTGCTGGTCACCCTGACACCTCTGCTGGCCGGCTGCTTCGGTGCCGCCGCCGTGGGCATGGGCGCCACTGCCCTGATGCTCGCCGACCGCCGCCCCTCGGAGGTCTATGTTGCCGACGAAGCCATAGAACTGAGAGTCGTGGCACGCATCAACGAAAAGTACGGGGACCGGGTCCACGTCAACGCCACCAGTTTCAATCATTCCCTTTTGCTGACCGGCGAGGCCCCGGACGCCGGGATCAAGGCCGACATCGACAAGATCGCCGCCACCGTTCCCAACGTGAAATCCGTCGCCAACGAATTGCAGATTGCTGGCCCCAGTTCCCTGGGCTCCCGCAGCAACGACAGCTTCATCACCTCCAAGGTGAAGGGGCGGTTCGTCGATGCCAGCAAGTTCGCCGCCAATAACGTCAAGGTGGTGACCGAGGCCGGGGCGGTCTATCTGATGGGCCTGGTTACCCGCCAGGAGTCCAACGATGCCGTGGAGATTGCCCGGACCACGGGGGGCGTACTGAAAGTGATACGTGTAATGGAAGTCATCTCCGATGAGGAGGCCCGTCGCCTGGACAACCAGGCCAGCCAGGGCCAGGGTGCCCCGGTCCGCTCGTCAACCGTCAAATGACAACCGGCCCCATGCGCTATCCGACACCGGCCTTCGAGGCCAAATGCTGCCCCCCGGAAGCCCTGGCTGAAAACCTGACCCGGCTGAATCGGCCCCTGGTATTCACCAATGGCTGTTTCGATATCCTGCACCGGGGCCATGTCACCTACCTGGCACAGGCCCGTGCGCTGGGTGCCGCCATGGTGGTGGCGCTGAATACCGATGCTTCCGTCAAACGCCTGGGTAAGGGCGAGGACCGGCCCATCAACACCTTGCAGGATCGCATGGCGGTAATGGCCTCCCTGGAGTGCGTGTCCCTGGTCACCTGGTTCGACGAGGACACCCCCCTGGCGCGCATCCTGGAGTGCCGACCGGATATTCTGGTCAAGGGCGGCGACTGGCCCGTGGACAAGATCGTCGGCTACCAGGAGATCATGGCCTGGGGCGGCCAGGTGCATTCGATACCCTTCATTCATCAGCGCTCCACCACGTCCCTGGTGGAAAAGATTCGCAGGCTCTGAGCACCTGCTCCCGGAGCATCCATGTCCCGCCCTGCCATTGACGCTCGCAGCTTTCGCACCGCCCTGGGCAGTTTTGCCACCGGCGTCACCGTCATCACCACCCGCGCGGCCGATGGCACAGCGGTGGGCCTCACGGCCAACAGCTTCAATTCGGTTTCCCTGGAGCCGCCCATGGTGTTGTGGAGTCTGTCCCGGTCCGCCAAGAGCATGCCGGTCTTCGAGCAGGCGGAGTATTTCGCCGTCCATGTGCTGGCCGCCGACCAGGAGACCCTATCGACGCGCTTCGCCCGTAGCGGCGGCGACAAGTTCGCCCATCTGGCGCTGGAGTCGGGTATTGCCAACCTACCCCTGTTGTCCGGCTGCGCCGCCCGCTTCCAATGTCGCACTTCCTTTCGCCATGATGGCGGCGATCACCTGATCTTCGTCGGCGAGGTGCTGGAGTTCGACAGTACTGAACGGGCGCCACTGATCTATCATGCCGGCCAGTACGCCCTCTCGGCCCGCAAGGGAGGGCTGGGCAAACCCCGCAGCGCCCGCATGGCCGGCACTTTCAGCGAAGACCACCTGGGCTATCTGCTGAGTCGGGCCAACCAGCAGTTCTACCGACCGGTGCGCCAACAGGTGCATGCCCTGGGCCTGACCGACGAGGGCTATTCCCTGCTCTGTCTGCTGACCCTGCGCCATGCCATGACACCCCAGGAAGCCATGAGTTTGATGGGGCAGAGCGCCAATGCCGCTGCTGCGCTGTTGGCGGACATGGGCGACATGGGACTGATTGCACGGAAGGAAGGCACCCCGCCACGCTATCACCTCACCGACAAGGGATGGGATGTCACCCTGCACTTAATGGCGGCCTCCAAGGCCAGGGAAGCCGATGTTCTGAACGTCCTGGGCGAGGTGGATACATTCGCCCTCAAGACCCTGCTGTTGCGCCTGGTGCGGGAGCACGGCGCCGACCAGCCCGACCTGTGGGCTGAGCCGGAAGAATAAATCCCTAGTCTCCGCCGACAGGTGGCGCGTAATACACCGCCAGCCAGATGGTCTGGCATTCCGGGTCGGTCCATTCGACCCGATGGCGACAATGGGGTGGCAAATCGATCCAGTCTCCCGCCTTCAAAAAACGGGGGCTGCCTTCCCCTTCGATCAGCAGTCGTGCCTGCCCCGCCACCAGCAGCACCCATTCCCCCTCTGACTGGTCGTACCAGAAGTCGGGGGGGCTGACCTGGCCGGTGGAGACGATGCGCTCAATGCGCAGCCCCGGCTGCCTTAACAGGTCGTCGAAGCGTTCTCCCGCCGCCCCCTCCGGCTGGACGCCTGCCAGTAGCCGGCCAGTCGATAAAGCCCTCTTCATCACGTCGTCTGGTCTCGTTTCAGCAACGCCTTCAGATTGGCAAAAGGCGTATGGGTCGCAGGATCACCGCGACCATCCTTGCCCTTGCCTCCCTGGGCGGCCTCCAGTTGCCGCTGATGCTCGTTGTCGTGGCAGTAAAGGCAGAGCAGCTCCCAGTTGCTGCCATCGGGAGGGTTGTTGTCGTGGTTATGGTCCCGGTGATGGACCGTCAGTTCCCGCAGGTTGGCAGCGGTGAATTCCCGTGCGCAGCGGCCGCAGATCCAGGGGTAGATTTTCAGGGCTCGGGCCCGGTAATCCTGCTCCCGGGCCTCCCGGGCCTGGCGCGCCTCCAGCACCAGGCGGTCGAGGCGACCGTGGTCGATGGGTTTCATGGTCAGACAGAAACAAAAAGAGATGAACGAGAGCATGGATGCAGCGGGGAGGGCTGTCAACGCCGACCCGGCCGGCCATGAGATCATTCGCCCCTTTGCCACCGTCGGCAGGGTAGCCGGCGGTGGCGCGTTAAATACCCGGAGGGAGATCGAAGCATGCAAGGAAAAATCTGTGTCGTCACCGGCGCCTCGCGCGGCGTCGGCAAGGGCATCGCCCTGGCCCTGGGCAGTCTGGGAGCGACGGTATATGTCACGGGGCGCAGCAGCCAACCCGGCGACTCCCCCCTGGGCGGCACGGTGGACGTCACCGCGGCGGAGATCACCGCGCGCGGCGGCAAGGGCATCGCCGTCTATTGCGACCACGGCGACGAGGCGGCCGTCGCGGCCCTCTTCGCACGGGTCAAGAACGAAGCCGGACGTCTCGACGTACTGGTCAACAACGCCATCGCCCTCCCCGACGAACTGACTCTGGTCAAGCCGTTCTGGCAGAAGTCCCTGAGGGAATTGTCGCTACTCGACGTTGGTCTGCGCTCCAACTATGTCGCCACCTGGAGCGCCGCGCCGCTGCTGGTCGAAAGCCAGGGCCTGGTGGTATTCACCTCCTCCTTCGGCGGCACCTGCTACATGCACGGCCCGGCCTACGGTGCTGGCAAAGCCGGCACCGACAAGATGGCCCACGACATGGCCCACGACTTCAAGCCTTTCGGCGTGACGACGATTTCCCTCTGGCTGGGCCTGGTAAAGACCGAGCGCACCAACAACGTCTGCGCGGCGGAACCGGAAAAGTACGGCGCCGCCTTCAAGGTTGCCGAGTCCCCCGAGTTTCCCGGTCGCGTCATCGCCGCGCTCTACAACGATCCGGAGCGCCAGTCCCTCTCCGGCGCGATCCAGGTCGCGGCGGAACTGGGCAAGCGCTACGGCGTCACCGATCTGGAAGGCCGCCAGCCGCCCTCCTACCGCCGCGCCCTGGGCAATCCGACCGAGTTCTCGGCGGCGGTGGTGGAATAGACGGCCGCCCCTGGACCCGCGCCGGCTGGGATAGAATCGCCCCGCCAAAAATCTGCCTAGGCAGTCAATAAAGTCAATTCAAGGAGGAGGGACTCGATGAGTCAGGAGAAGAAGGGGCGTCTCGCCGGCAAAGTGACCCTCATCACCGGCGGCGCCAGCGGCGTGGGGCGCGAGGATGCGCTGCTCTTCGCCGGGGAAGGCGCCCGGGTGGTGATTACCGACGTCAACGAGGAGGACGGCCGAGCCCTGGCCGGGGAGATCGGCGACAACGCCCTGTTCCTGCGCCACGACATCACCCGCGAGGATGACTGGCAGCGGGTGATGGCCGCCACCGTGGAGCATTTCGGCCGCCTGGACGTGCTAGTCAACAACGCCGGCATCCTGATGCCTTCCGCCCTGGAGGACACCTCCCTCGAACTCTGGCGCAAGATCCAGACGGTGAATGTGGAAGGCTATTTCCTCGGCTGCAAGCACGCGGTGCGGGAAATGAAAAAGACCGGCGGCGGCTCCATCGTCAACATGTCCTCCCTCGCCGGACTGGCCGGCATGGCCATGTTCCCCGCCTATTGCGCCAGCAAGCACGCGGTGGTGGGCTTGAGCCGCAGCGTCGCCGCCTATTGCAAGACCAAGGGCTACAACATCCGCAGCAACACCGTCCACCCCGACGGCATCAACACGCCGATGGTCGCCGCGATGGTGAATCACATGGACCTGCTGTCCCAGGTGACCAGCCGCAATCCCGACATGCCGCGCTCGACGGACCCGATCAACATCGCCAATGTGGTGCTGTTCCTAGCATCCGACGAGTCACAGTTCGTCAACGGCGCCGAACTGCGGGTGGACAACGCCTTCCTGTCCAGCGGCGACTGAGTCAAAAGTAAGCGATCAATTAATACTGTCTGGCGTTGAGGGGGACAAATTGTAATGATTGCGTCCACGTGCATCTACGTGGACACTGACCTACTCTCCGAGTAAGCCTATCCTGGCCAGGATCAAGCAAATATTGCTCGAACATCTGCACAGCGTGATGCCAGGCAGTCTGCGCGACAAGACCCTGCATTACCTAGCGACCGGTAATCCCCTCACTTTATTGCACGGGGGATTACCGGCCCAATGGTATGTCGAGAACGACGCTGGGCCCATAGACAACCATTTCTGCGGGAACACCATTCGCCTCTGCCTGGTCGAGCTTGGCTCCATCGCGTGACATTCCCAGCACCCACTCAAGGATTGGGTTTATTGAGCACTTACAGCCAAAAAGCAAAAAGCCGGCTTTGCCGGCTTTTTGCACACAACATCTGCTAGTGTCGCTGAATTCGAAGCTCAGGCCGCCTCAGCGGACTCAGCAATCTCAGGGCGATCCAGCAGCTCCACATAGGCCATGGGCGCATTGTCGCCAACACGGAAGCCCATTTTCAGGATGCGCAGATAGCCGCCATTGCGGGTAGCGAAGCGGGGGCCCAGTACGTCGAAAATCTTGACCACGACTTCCCGATCGCGCAGGCGATCGAACGCGAGACGGCGATTGGCTAGGCTGGGTTTCTTGCCCAGGGTGATCAGGGGCTCGACCACACGGCGCAGTTCCTTGGCCTTGGGCAATGTGGTCTTGATCGCCTCATGCCGAAGCAGGGAGACCGCCATATTGCGCAGCATGGCCTGGCGATGAGCCGAGGTCCGGTTGAGTTTGCGAAGTCCGTTACCATGACGCATGATGATTCCTCTATATTCTGCGACTACCGCAGCAAGCAAGTAGCCGGTTAATCGTTATTAGAGAATTGTAATAAAGGCTTGTTCAGCCCAGCTTTTCAAGCCCGGCAGGGGGCCAGTTTTCCAACTTCATACCCAGCGTGAGGCCACGGGAGGCCAACACTTCCTTGATCTCGTTGAGTGACTTGCGGCCAAGGTTCGGGGTCTTCAGCAGTTCGGTTTCGGTACGCTGAATCAGATCGCCGATGTAGTAGATATTCTCGGCCTTCAGACAGTTCGCCGAGCGGACCGTGAGTTCCAAGTCGTCTACTGGACGCAGCAGTTCGGGCGCCACGGGAATCTGTTTCTGCTCAACCGCAGCCACAGCAGTGTTTTCCAGATCGGCAAACACCGACAATTGATCCATCAGGATACGGGCGGCATAGCGAATGGACTCTTCCGGGTCCACCGCGCCATTGGTCTCCAGATCAATGATCAGCTTGTCCAGGTCAGTACGCTGCTCAACCCGGGCCGACTCCACTTGGTAGCTGACACGCCGCACCGGACTGAAAGAGGCATCGAGCAGAATCCGACCGATGATCTTGCCTTCCTCCTTAGCAGAGGGACGAACATTGGCCGGCTCATAGCCGCGACCGGTTTCAACCTTGATCTGCATGTCGAGCTTGCCACCGGGCGCCACGTGTGCGATCACATGATCCGGATTGATGATTTCCACATCGTGACTGGTCTCGATATCGGCGGCGGTTACAACCCCTTCACCCATTTTGGACAGGTTCAGTGTCGCCTCGCTCCGATTGTGCAGCTTGAGCACCACGCCCTTCATGTTGAGCAGGATGTCGACCACGTCCTCGCGCACGCCCTCCAGGGTGGAGTACTCGTGCAGCACGCCCTCAATGGCCACTTCGGTCGGGGCAGCGCCAGGCAGGGAAGACAAAAGAATGCGGCGCAACGCATTCCCCAGCGTGTGGCCATACCCCCGCTCGAACGGTTCCATCACCACGCGGGCATGGACGGGCGACAATGTCTGGACATCAATGATGCGAGGCTTCAGAAGAGCGTTGCTTTGCATCTGCGTTCCTTCAGATAGATAAGCGCCTGGCACCCAAGGGTAGCCAGGCGCGATGCTCGTGGATTAGCGTGAGTACAGTTCGACGACCAAGCCCTCGTTGATGGAGGGCGGCAACTCATCACGGGCAGGATAGGACTTGAATACGCCCTTTGCTTCCTTGACATTCACCTCCAGCCACTCAGGGAAACCACGAGACTCCGCAGCCTCCAGCGCACCCTTGGAGCGCAGTTGCGCCTTCGAATGATCAGCCAGTTGCACCACATCGCCGGGACGCACGTTGTAGGAAGGGATATTCACGCGCTGGCCATTCACCAGCACACCGTTATGGCGAACGACTTGCCGCGCCTCGGCACGGGAAGCGCCAAAACCCATGCGGTAAGCCACCGCATCAAGACGGCTTTCCAGCAACTGAAGCAGGTTTTCACCCGTCTGGCCCTTGCGGCGCTCGGCCTCGGCGAAGGTCTTGCGG from the Denitratisoma oestradiolicum genome contains:
- a CDS encoding YajD family HNH nuclease; protein product: MKPIDHGRLDRLVLEARQAREAREQDYRARALKIYPWICGRCAREFTAANLRELTVHHRDHNHDNNPPDGSNWELLCLYCHDNEHQRQLEAAQGGKGKDGRGDPATHTPFANLKALLKRDQTT
- the rpsD gene encoding 30S ribosomal protein S4; protein product: MARNLDAKCRQCRREGEKLFLKGEKCFTDKCSIERRAYAPGQHGQKSGQRLSGYGQQLREKQKIRRIYGILERQFRKTFAEAERRKGQTGENLLQLLESRLDAVAYRMGFGASRAEARQVVRHNGVLVNGQRVNIPSYNVRPGDVVQLADHSKAQLRSKGALEAAESRGFPEWLEVNVKEAKGVFKSYPARDELPPSINEGLVVELYSR
- a CDS encoding flavin reductase, with translation MSRPAIDARSFRTALGSFATGVTVITTRAADGTAVGLTANSFNSVSLEPPMVLWSLSRSAKSMPVFEQAEYFAVHVLAADQETLSTRFARSGGDKFAHLALESGIANLPLLSGCAARFQCRTSFRHDGGDHLIFVGEVLEFDSTERAPLIYHAGQYALSARKGGLGKPRSARMAGTFSEDHLGYLLSRANQQFYRPVRQQVHALGLTDEGYSLLCLLTLRHAMTPQEAMSLMGQSANAAAALLADMGDMGLIARKEGTPPRYHLTDKGWDVTLHLMAASKAREADVLNVLGEVDTFALKTLLLRLVREHGADQPDLWAEPEE
- a CDS encoding cupin domain-containing protein, whose translation is MKRALSTGRLLAGVQPEGAAGERFDDLLRQPGLRIERIVSTGQVSPPDFWYDQSEGEWVLLVAGQARLLIEGEGSPRFLKAGDWIDLPPHCRHRVEWTDPECQTIWLAVYYAPPVGGD
- the rfaE2 gene encoding D-glycero-beta-D-manno-heptose 1-phosphate adenylyltransferase, which produces MRYPTPAFEAKCCPPEALAENLTRLNRPLVFTNGCFDILHRGHVTYLAQARALGAAMVVALNTDASVKRLGKGEDRPINTLQDRMAVMASLECVSLVTWFDEDTPLARILECRPDILVKGGDWPVDKIVGYQEIMAWGGQVHSIPFIHQRSTTSLVEKIRRL
- the rplQ gene encoding 50S ribosomal protein L17, which translates into the protein MRHGNGLRKLNRTSAHRQAMLRNMAVSLLRHEAIKTTLPKAKELRRVVEPLITLGKKPSLANRRLAFDRLRDREVVVKIFDVLGPRFATRNGGYLRILKMGFRVGDNAPMAYVELLDRPEIAESAEAA
- a CDS encoding DNA-directed RNA polymerase subunit alpha; amino-acid sequence: MQSNALLKPRIIDVQTLSPVHARVVMEPFERGYGHTLGNALRRILLSSLPGAAPTEVAIEGVLHEYSTLEGVREDVVDILLNMKGVVLKLHNRSEATLNLSKMGEGVVTAADIETSHDVEIINPDHVIAHVAPGGKLDMQIKVETGRGYEPANVRPSAKEEGKIIGRILLDASFSPVRRVSYQVESARVEQRTDLDKLIIDLETNGAVDPEESIRYAARILMDQLSVFADLENTAVAAVEQKQIPVAPELLRPVDDLELTVRSANCLKAENIYYIGDLIQRTETELLKTPNLGRKSLNEIKEVLASRGLTLGMKLENWPPAGLEKLG
- a CDS encoding SDR family NAD(P)-dependent oxidoreductase, whose translation is MQGKICVVTGASRGVGKGIALALGSLGATVYVTGRSSQPGDSPLGGTVDVTAAEITARGGKGIAVYCDHGDEAAVAALFARVKNEAGRLDVLVNNAIALPDELTLVKPFWQKSLRELSLLDVGLRSNYVATWSAAPLLVESQGLVVFTSSFGGTCYMHGPAYGAGKAGTDKMAHDMAHDFKPFGVTTISLWLGLVKTERTNNVCAAEPEKYGAAFKVAESPEFPGRVIAALYNDPERQSLSGAIQVAAELGKRYGVTDLEGRQPPSYRRALGNPTEFSAAVVE
- a CDS encoding SDR family oxidoreductase, whose product is MSQEKKGRLAGKVTLITGGASGVGREDALLFAGEGARVVITDVNEEDGRALAGEIGDNALFLRHDITREDDWQRVMAATVEHFGRLDVLVNNAGILMPSALEDTSLELWRKIQTVNVEGYFLGCKHAVREMKKTGGGSIVNMSSLAGLAGMAMFPAYCASKHAVVGLSRSVAAYCKTKGYNIRSNTVHPDGINTPMVAAMVNHMDLLSQVTSRNPDMPRSTDPINIANVVLFLASDESQFVNGAELRVDNAFLSSGD